One segment of Candidatus Manganitrophus noduliformans DNA contains the following:
- a CDS encoding pseudouridine synthase, with amino-acid sequence MSLGRALSKLGFTSRSQARPLIESGRVSVNGRSIRNPEVRVDPDREVIRVDGQIIRSAAPVYLMMHKPKGVVTTRSDERERKTVYDLLGKDEQWLFPVGRLDKETSGLLLLTNDTQWGNRITAPESKVSKIYHVKLNRTMTENDLERLRLGVVLEEGQTAPAEATRLRQAEGKEWISLALREGRNRQVRRMCEALGYRVEELTRIRIGDLALGDLPAGGHRPLTPSEVRRLAAPPNKSL; translated from the coding sequence GTGAGTCTCGGGCGCGCCCTCTCGAAGCTCGGATTTACCTCGCGCAGTCAGGCGCGGCCCCTGATCGAATCGGGGCGGGTCTCTGTGAATGGGCGATCGATTCGAAATCCGGAGGTCCGCGTCGATCCCGACCGCGAGGTGATCCGGGTAGATGGTCAAATCATCCGCTCTGCGGCCCCGGTTTATCTGATGATGCATAAGCCGAAAGGGGTGGTGACGACCCGTTCGGATGAAAGGGAAAGGAAAACCGTCTATGATCTCCTTGGAAAAGATGAACAGTGGCTCTTCCCGGTCGGTCGTCTCGATAAAGAGACCTCCGGACTGTTGCTCCTGACCAATGATACGCAGTGGGGAAATCGAATCACGGCGCCGGAGTCAAAAGTTTCCAAGATCTACCACGTGAAGCTGAACAGGACGATGACGGAGAACGATTTGGAGCGGCTTCGGTTGGGTGTTGTTCTTGAGGAGGGACAAACCGCTCCGGCGGAAGCGACCCGCCTGAGGCAGGCTGAAGGTAAGGAGTGGATTTCGCTGGCCCTCCGGGAGGGGCGAAACCGCCAGGTGCGCCGGATGTGCGAGGCGCTCGGCTATCGAGTTGAAGAGCTTACCCGGATCCGAATCGGCGATCTGGCGTTGGGGGATCTTCCGGCGGGGGGGCATCGGCCGCTGACCCCGTCGGAGGTCCGGCGGCTGGCGGCTCCTCCAAATAAATCGCTTTGA
- a CDS encoding 50S ribosomal protein L11 methyltransferase — protein MSTEGAHWREIKATVPAEDEARAAAFLIEQGAGGVWVESNGALVHLHVFFPVQEEGRVAAIRKGLRRLVSKGKVALLTALRPEEAWQTAWQKHSVPVQRIGKRLLIGATWHFPLANRSGREVIRLTPGMAFGTGTHATTKSCLILLEKRIGEEERGRLLDIGTGSGILAIAGAKLGAIGVTAVEVDPVALAVARGNARINGVASKIVFRETLPSRSRYWWVVANVTAPVLIELSEAVTDRVGPGGTLILSGILASEWRGVLLRYRERFTLVRRIQRGEWITLLLEKRKK, from the coding sequence GCCGAGGATGAAGCGCGCGCCGCTGCGTTCTTGATTGAGCAGGGAGCGGGCGGGGTCTGGGTCGAATCAAACGGCGCCCTTGTTCACCTCCATGTCTTTTTTCCTGTTCAAGAGGAGGGAAGGGTCGCCGCCATCCGGAAAGGGCTTCGCCGGCTGGTCTCGAAGGGAAAGGTCGCGCTTCTCACCGCGCTCCGGCCGGAGGAGGCATGGCAGACCGCTTGGCAGAAGCATTCCGTTCCGGTTCAGCGGATCGGGAAACGTTTGTTGATCGGCGCGACATGGCATTTTCCCCTTGCGAACCGTTCCGGGCGAGAGGTTATTCGACTGACGCCGGGAATGGCTTTCGGCACCGGAACACACGCGACGACAAAAAGCTGTCTGATCCTCTTGGAAAAACGGATCGGGGAGGAGGAGCGGGGGAGGCTCCTCGATATCGGGACGGGAAGCGGCATCCTGGCGATCGCCGGGGCGAAACTGGGAGCAATCGGGGTGACGGCGGTCGAGGTCGATCCGGTCGCCCTCGCCGTGGCGAGAGGAAATGCGCGGATCAATGGGGTGGCTTCCAAAATCGTTTTTCGCGAGACGCTTCCTTCCCGTTCCCGCTACTGGTGGGTCGTCGCCAATGTGACTGCGCCGGTCTTGATCGAACTCTCTGAAGCCGTGACCGATCGGGTCGGCCCGGGAGGAACGCTGATCCTCTCCGGAATCCTGGCATCGGAATGGCGCGGCGTTCTTCTCCGATATCGCGAGCGCTTTACCCTGGTTCGAAGAATACAAAGGGGAGAATGGATCACCCTTCTTCTGGAAAAGAGAAAAAAATAG